Proteins from one Gossypium raimondii isolate GPD5lz chromosome 8, ASM2569854v1, whole genome shotgun sequence genomic window:
- the LOC105790065 gene encoding cytochrome P450 94A1: protein MADFDPLNNISPLLPLLALLSLCLLPFIFFPIFRRQKQAPPSKNPTPQSYPIIGNLPGFLRNRHRFHDWVADMLSQTPTSTLQVNNFLNLSRGVCTANPANLHHLLVANFPNYIKGSRFHDFLHDLLGDGIFGIDGHLWTMQRKLSSHEFNTKSLRHFISNVVTSQLDQNLVPYLYTACNENRIIDLQEILQRFSFINICKVAFGVDIESMDNSGFAKAFNDAVDICSSRFFAPIPAVWRIKRSLNIGSEKKLKESIKIIDDFAFEIIKSKAKQEQYDRIYPDWRNQDLLSRFMAKTSSEIEFDDEAKKRKFLRDIIISFILAGKDSTSTALTWFFWLINGHPDCDRLILNEVTTLDPTFTYDDLKSLNYLHAALSESLRLFPPVPINSRLTVSDDVWPDGTRVSKGWFADYSAYAMGRMEKVWGPDCREFKPERWLPGGDGVFKPSDQFKFPAFHCGPRTCLGKDMAFVQMKTIVVALMREFEIIAVDGGASAEKMMDPPYTLSLLLKMRGGFLVRLKKRGFNPN from the coding sequence ATGGCAGACTTTGATCCTCTAAATAACATTAGTCCCCTGCTTCCATTACTAGCTTTATTATCCCTTTGTCTCCTtcccttcatcttcttccccatTTTCCGCCGTCAAAAACAAGCTCCGCCGAGCAAAAACCCGACTCCACAGTCGTACCCTATAATTGGAAACCTCCCGGGTTTCCTCCGCAACCGCCACCGTTTCCACGATTGGGTCGCCGACATGCTCTCTCAAACGCCAACATCCACTCTCCAAGTCAACAACTTCCTCAACCTCTCTCGCGGCGTTTGCACCGCTAACCCCGCCAACCTCCACCACCTCCTCGTCGCCAATTTCCCCAACTACATCAAAGGCTCTCGGTTCCACGATTTCCTCCACGACCTCCTCGGCGACGGCATATTCGGTATCGATGGCCATCTCTGGACTATGCAACGTAAGCTCTCGAGTCACGAATTCAACACCAAATCACTCAGACATTTCATCTCTAACGTCGTAACTTCCCAGCTCGATCAAAACCTCGTACCGTATCTCTACACCGCTTGTAACGAAAACCGAATCATCGATCTTCAAGAGATTTTACAAAGATTTTCATTCATTAACATTTGTAAAGTCGCGTTTGGTGTAGATATTGAATCTATGGATAATTCAGGTTTCGCTAAAGCTTTCAACGACGCCGTTGATATCTGTTCTTCGAGATTCTTCGCTCCGATTCCCGCCGTTTGGAGAATCAAGAGATCGTTGAACATCGGATCggagaaaaaattgaaagaatcaaTCAAAATAATCGATGATTTCGCTTTTGAAATCatcaaatcaaaagcaaaacaAGAACAATACGACAGAATCTATCCCGATTGGAGAAATCAAGATCTGTTATCGAGATTCATGGCGAAAACGTCATCGGAGATAGAATTCGACGACGAAGCAAAGAAGAGAAAGTTCTTACGAGATATAATCATAAGCTTCATCCTGGCCGGTAAAGATTCAACGTCGACGGCGTTGACTTGGTTTTTCTGGTTAATCAACGGCCACCCAGATTGCGACCGTTTGATTCTTAACGAAGTAACAACACTAGATCCTACTTTCACATACGATGATTTAAAGAGTTTGAATTACCTACATGCGGCTCTATCGGAATCGCTACGGTTGTTTCCTCCGGTACCAATCAATTCAAGATTAACGGTGAGTGATGATGTTTGGCCTGATGGTACCCGCGTGTCAAAAGGTTGGTTCGCTGATTATTCTGCTTACGCTATGGGGAGGATGGAGAAAGTGTGGGGCCCTGACTGTAGAGAATTTAAACCCGAAAGATGGTTGCCCGGGGGTGATGGCGTTTTTAAGCCGTCTGATCAGTTTAAATTTCCGGCGTTTCATTGTGGGCCCAGGACGTGTTTGGGTAAAGATATGGCTTTTGTACAGATGAAGACGATCGTAGTGGCTTTGATGCGTGAATTCGAGATCATAGCGGTTGATGGTGGTGCGAGTGCAGAGAAAATGATGGACCCTCCTTACACTTTATCACTTCTTTTGAAAATGAGAGGTGGCTTTCTtgttagattaaagaaaaggggGTTTAATCCGAATTAA
- the LOC105790066 gene encoding pentatricopeptide repeat-containing protein At5g27110, protein MDTVKFLSLLKTCKSLIKGKLIHQKIITSGFHNNIALCKTLIAFYFSCNLHRSAGRVFDTIDNPSDISLWNTLMAAYTKSFMFVETIKLFDKLWKYPLLKPNGFTYPSLLKACGGLGAVGYGEMIHTHLIKVGFLSDVVIGSSVVAMYAKCNMFEEATHVFDEMPERDVACWNTVISCYNQDGKAEKALELFEKMRDDGLEPNLVTLTIVISSCARLMDLERGKKIHRELVETGIGLDGFLGSALVDMYGKCGCIEIAREVFEQIPKKDVNVITWNTMIAGYSSIGNSQSCIELFKKMNVEGIEPSLTTLSSIIIACSRSAQLRYGKFTHGYMIRNMIETDIFVNNSLIDLYFKCGNVHLAENVFKLMPKTDVVSWNVMISGYVSVGKCFDALGIYDSMVKAGVKLDAVTYSSGLAACSQLAALEKGKEIHSSIIENKLERNEVVMGTLLDMYAKCGAVDEAYIIFRDLPERDLVSWTSMITAYGSHGRASEALNLFDKMQKSNTKSDGVTFLAVLSACSHGGLVDEGCSYFHQMINEHSIKPQREHYSCLIDLLGRAGRLHEAYEILQSTRETREDVELLSTLLSACRLHRCLELGEKIAGLLIKKDPDDSSTYIVLSNMYASAKKWSKVREVRLKMKELGLRKNPGCSWIEVDRRIQPFFVEDNSHPESKIMYECLSCLNSYMEKDVMMEAFESSID, encoded by the coding sequence ATGGACactgtaaaatttttatccCTTTTAAAAACCTGCAAGTCCTTAATAAAGGGTAAGCTCATTCACCAGAAAATAATCACTTCAGGCTTTCACAACAACATTGCCTTATGCAAAACTCTCATCGCCTTTTACTTCTCTTGCAATTTACACCGCTCGGCCGGCCGTGTTTTCGATACCATCGACAACCCATCAGACATTTCTTTATGGAACACTTTAATGGCTGCTTACACTAAGAGTTTCATGTTCGTTGAAACTATTAAGCTTTTCGATAAGTTATGGAAATACCCTTTGTTGAAGCCTAATGGTTTTACTTATCCCAGTTTGCTTAAAGCTTGTGGTGGATTGGGGGCTGTTGGGTATGGTGAAATGATTCATACCCATTTGATAAAAGTTGGGTTTTTGTCTGATGTTGTTATTGGAAGCTCTGTTGTAGCCATGTATGCAAAATGCAATATGTTTGAGGAAGCTACCCATGTGTTCGATGAAATGCCTGAGAGAGATGTTGCTTGTTGGAACACTGTTATTTCTTGTTATAATCAAGACGGGAAAGCTGAAAAAGCGTTGGAATTGTTTGAGAAAATGAGGGACGATGGACTCGAACCAAATTTAGTAACGCTTACGATTGTTATCTCGTCGTGTGCGAGGCTTATGGATTTGGAAAGAGGGAAGAAGATTCATCGAGAATTGGTTGAAACCGGGATTGGTTTGGATGGTTTCCTTGGCTCTGCTCTTGTTGATATGTATGGAAAATGTGGTTGTATAGAGATAGCTAGAGAGGTTTTCGAGCAAATACCGAAAAAGGATGTGAATGTGATCACTTGGAATACCATGATTGCTGGTTATAGTTCCATAGGTAATAGCCAATCTTGTATTGAACTCTTTAAGAAGATGAATGTGGAAGGGATTGAACCTTCTTTAACTACTTTAAGCAGCATCATAATAGCTTGTTCGAGATCAGCCCAACTTCGGTATGGGAAGTTCACACATGGTTACATGATAAGAAACATGATTGAAACCGATATCTTTGTTAACAATTCCCTTATTGATTTATACTTCAAATGTGGAAATGTTCATTTAGCTGAAAATGTCTTTAAGTTAATGCCAAAGACAGATGTAGTCTCGTGGAACGTTATGATCTCGGGGTATGTTTCTGTTGGAAAATGCTTTGATGCTCTTGGTATTTACGATAGTATGGTAAAAGCCGGTGTAAAACTGGATGCAGTAACGTATAGTAGTGGCTTAGCCGCTTGTTCGCAGTTAGCTGCTTTAGAAAAAGGGAAGGAGATTCATAGTTCTATAATTGAGAACAAGTTGGAAAGAAATGAAGTTGTTATGGGGACACTACTAGACATGTATGCAAAATGCGGTGCCGTAGATGAAGCATATATAATATTCCGTGATTTACCGGAGAGGGATCTAGTGTCTTGGACTTCTATGATCACTGCTTACGGTTCTCACGGTCGAGCTTCCGAGGCTTTGAATCTTTTCGATAAAATGCAGAAATCTAATACAAAATCAGATGGAGTTACTTTCCTTGCGGTTTTATCTGCTTGTAGCCATGGAGGATTGGTTGATGAGGGCTGTTCTTATTTCCATCAAATGATCAATGAACATAGTATTAAACCGCAACGGGAACACTATTCATGCTTGATCGATCTTCTTGGACGTGCTGGTCGATTACATGAAGCATACGAGATTCTCCAAAGTACCCGGGAAACTAGAGAGGATGTTGAGTTGCTAAGCACACTATTGTCTGCGTGCCGTTTGCACCGGTGTTTAGAGCTAGGGGAAAAAATTGCAGGATTGCTTATCAAGAAAGATCCCGATGATTCATCTACGTATATCGTTTTATCAAATATGTATGCTTCTGCTAAGAAGTGGAGCAAAGTACGCGAAGTGAGATTGAAGATGAAGGAACTAGGACTGAGAAAGAACCCGGGTTGTAGTTGGATTGAGGTCGACCGGAGGATCCAACCTTTCTTTGTTGAAGATAATTCACACCCGGAATCAAAGATCATGTATGAATGTCTATCATGCCTCAACAGTTACATGGAAAAGGATGTCATGATGGAAGCTTTCGAATCGAGCATAGACTAA
- the LOC105790067 gene encoding PH, RCC1 and FYVE domains-containing protein 1, producing MSRTDRMASDLSRTGPVERDIEQAITALKKGACLLKYGRRGKPKFCPFRLSNDESVLIWLSGKEEKHLKLSHISRIISGQRTPIFQRYPRPEKEYQSFSLIYNDRSLDLICKDKDEAEVWFSGLKALISRSHQRKWRTESRSDGIPSEVNSPRTYTRRSSPLHSPFGSNDSLQKDGGDHLRLHSPYESPPKNGLGKAFSDVILYAVPPKGFFPPESASGSVHSLSSGGSDSVHGHMKTMAMDAFRVSLSSAVSSSSQGSGHDDGDALGDVFIWGEGTGDGVLGGGLDKVGSCGIKMDSLLPKALESAVVLDVQNIACGGRHAALVTKQGEVFSWGEESGGRLGHGVDSDVLQPKLIDALSNTNIELVACGEYHTCAVTLSGDLYTWGDGTYNFGLLGHGNEVSHWVPKRVNGPLEGIHVSSISCGPWHTAVVTSAGQLFTFGDGTFGVLGHGDQNSVSIPREVESLKGLRTVRAACGVWHTAAVVEVMVGNSSSSNCSSGKLFTWGDGDKGRLGHGDKEAKLVPTCVAALVEPNFCQVACGHSLTVALTTSGHVYTMGSPVYGQLGNPQADGKVPTRVEGKLSKSFVEEISCGAYHVAVLTSRTEVYTWGKGANGRLGHGNVDDKNSPTLVEALKDKQVKSIACGTNFTAAICLHKWASGVDQSMCSGCRLPFNFKRKRHNCYNCGLVFCHACSSKKCLKASMAPNPNKPYRVCDNCFNRLRKAIETDASSQSSVSRRGSINHGTNEFVDKDDKLDSRSRAQLARFSPMESFKQGESRSKKNKKLEFNSSRVSPVPNGGSQRGALNISKSFNPVFGSSKKFFSASVPGSRIVSRATSPISRRPSPPRSTTPTPTLGGLTSPKIVVDDAKRTNDGLNQEVTRLRAQVENLTRKTQLQEVELERTTKQLKEAIAIAEEETAKCKAAKEVIKSLTAQLKDMAERLPVGATRNIKSPSFTSFGSSPPSNDASSVSLERPNGQIVYQEPDSNVSSGQLLSNGSNTTNNRSTSHTKQGHSEPATKSGGRTKESEPRNESEWVEQDEPGVYITLTSLPGGAKDLKRVRFSRKRFSEKQAEQWWAENRARVYEQYNVRTIDKSSVGVGSEDLAH from the exons ATGTCAAGAACTGATAGGATGGCTTCCGATCTTAGTAGAACTGGCCCCGTTGAAAGAGACATAGAACAG GCAATTACTGCTTTGAAGAAAGGGGCTTGCCTGCTTAAGTATGGAAGAAGAGGGAAGCCAAAATTTTGCCCCTTCCGCCTTTCGAAT GATGAGTCTGTTTTAATATGGTTATCAGGGAAAGAGGAGAAACATCTTAAACTAAGTCACATATCTAGAATCATATCCGGGCAGCGCACT CCTATCTTTCAACGGTATCCTCGGCCTGAGAAAGAGTACCAGTCATTTTCACTGATATATAATGACAGATCACTGGATTTG ATCTGCAAGGACAAGGATGAAGCTGAAGTCTGGTTTAGTGGTTTAAAAGCATTAATCTCTCGCAGCCATCAAAGAAAATGGAGAACAGAATCAAGAAGTGATGGCATTCCTTCTGAAGTAAATAGTCCTAGAACATACACGCGAAGAAGTTCACCCTTACATTCTCCATTTGGTAGTAATGATAGCTTGCAgaag GATGGTGGAGATCACCTTCGCCTTCATAGTCCATATGAAAGTCCTCCAAAGAATGGTCTTGGTAAGGCGTTTTCAGATGTAATATTATATGCTGTTCCTCCCAAGGGTTTCTTTCCTCCAGAGTCCGCTAGTGGTTCAGTTCATTCTTTGTCTTCAGGAGGATCAGATAGTGTACATGGCCATATGAAGACAATGGCAATGGATGCTTTTAGGGTTAGTCTTTCAAGTGCAGTTAGTTCATCAAGCCAAGGATCTGGCCATGATGATGGTGATGCCTTGGGTGATGTTTTCATTTGGGGTGAAGGCACTGGGGATGGTGTTTTGGGTGGCGGACTTGATAAAGTTGGCAGTTGTGGCATCAAAATGGATTCTTTACTGCCTAAAGCTTTAGAATCTGCAGTTGTACTTGATGTTCAGAATATTGCCTGTGGTGGTCGACATGCCGCCTTGGTAACCAAGCAGGGGGAGGTTTTCTCCTGGGGAGAGGAATCTGGAGGCCGGCTCGGGCATGGTGTAGATTCTGATGTTTTGCAGCCAAAGCTTATTGATGCCTTAAGTAATACTAACATTGAGCTTGTAGCATGCGGTGAGTACCATACTTGTGCTGTAACACTTTCTGGTGATTTGTACACTTGGGGTGATGGCACTTATAATTTTGGTCTTCTTGGTCATGGAAATGAGGTAAGTCATTGGGTGCCAAAACGAGTGAATGGGCCCTTGGAGGGCATACATGTCTCGTCAATATCTTGTGGCCCTTGGCATACAGCTGTTGTAACCTCTGCAGGTCAATTGTTTACCTTTGGTGATGGCACATTTGGTGTCTTGGGTCATGGAGATCAGAATAGTGTCTCAATACCAAGGGAAGTGGAATCCCTAAAAGGGCTCCGGACTGTCCGAGCAGCTTGTGGAGTGTGGCATACTGCTGCAGTTGTTGAAGTCATGGTTGGGAATTCAAGTTCTAGCAACTGTTCCTCGGGGAAGCTCTTTACGTGGGGAGATGGGGATAAAGGTCGACTTGGACATGGCGATAAGGAAGCAAAACTTGTTCCTACTTGTGTTGCTGCTCTTGTTGAACCAAACTTTTGTCAAGTTGCCTGCGGACACAGTCTGACAGTTGCCCTTACAACATCAGGGCATGTCTACACCATGGGAAGTCCTGTTTATGGGCAGCTAGGAAATCCACAAGCTGATGGAAAAGTTCCTACCCGTGTTGAAGGAAAGCTTTCTAAGAGTTTCGTTGAGGAGATTTCTTGTGGTGCTTATCATGTTGCAGTTTTGACTTCGAGAACTGAAGTTTATACTTGGGGAAAGGGAGCAAATGGTCGATTAGGTCATGGGAATGTTGATGATAAGAACTCCCCAACATTGGTGGAAGCTCTGAAAGACAAGCAAGTCAAAAGTATTGCTTGTGGCACGAACTTCACTGCAGCAATCTGTCTCCACAAATGGGCTTCAGGCGTTGATCAATCAATGTGTTCCGGGTGTCGCCTtccatttaatttcaaaagaaaacgTCACAATTGTTATAATTGTGGACTAGTCTTTTGTCATGCATGCAGCAGTAAGAAGTGCCTTAAGGCTTCCATGGCTCCAAACCCGAACAAACCTTATCGTGTCTGTGACAATTGTTTTAATAGACTGAGGAAAGCCATTGAAACTGATGCATCATCTCAATCTTCTGTAAGTAGAAGAGGAAGCATAAACCATGGGACTAATGAATTTGTTGATAAAGACGATAAGTTGGATTCTAGATCTCGTGCTCAACTTGCTAGATTTTCACCAATGGAGTCGTTTAAGCAAGGGGAAAGCCGatcaaagaaaaacaagaagCTAGAATTTAATAGTAGTCGTGTCTCACCAGTCCCAAATGGAGGCTCTCAAAGGGGAGCACTTAACATTTCTAAGTCTTTCAACCCGGTATTTGGATCATCCAAGAAATTTTTCTCGGCTTCTGTTCCTGGATCAAGAATCGTTTCTCGTGCGACATCCCCAATATCAAGACGGCCTAGTCCTCCTCGTTCAACAACACCAACCCCAACACTCGGAGGTCTCACCTCCCCTAAAATAGTTGTGGATGATGCTAAGAGGACCAACGATGGCCTTAATCAAGAGGTCACTAGATTAAGAGCACAG GTCGAGAATCTTACACGTAAAACACAACTTCAAGAAGTCGAGCTGGAAAGGACAACCAAACAGCTGAAAGAGGCGATTGCAATCGCAGAGGAGGAGACGGCAAAATGCAAAGCAGCAAAGGAAGTCATCAAGTCGCTTACTGCACAA TTAAAGGATATGGCTGAAAGACTGCCTGTTGGGGCCACACGGAACATTAAGTCGCCTTCATTTACTTCATTTGGCTCTAGCCCTCCTTCCAATGATGCCTCTAGTGTTTCTCTTGAAAGACCGAATGGTCAAATAGTGTACCAAGAACCAGATTCAAACGTATCAAGTGGCCAGTTACTTTCTAATGGGTCCAACACCACCAATAATCGTAGTACAAGCCATACCAAGCAAGGCCATAGTGAACCAGCTACTAAAAGTGGAGGCCGAACAAAAGAAAGTGAACCTCGAAATGAGAGTGAATGGGTTGAGCAAGATGAACCTGGTGTGTATATAACACTTACCTCACTACCAGGTGGTGCCAAGGATCTCAAACGAGTCCGATTCAG TCGTAAGCGGTTCAGCGAGAAACAAGCAGAACAATGGTGGGCAGAGAACAGAGCAAGAGTATACGAACAATACAATGTCCGGACAATCGACAAGTCTAGCGTCGGTGTCGGGAGCGAGGACTTAGCTCATTAA